Proteins from a single region of Dama dama isolate Ldn47 chromosome 14, ASM3311817v1, whole genome shotgun sequence:
- the LOC133069595 gene encoding transmembrane emp24 domain-containing protein 7 produces MPWLGSAPRWAAAAGRWGCRLLVRAAVSGAGAGGASEITLELPDNAKQCFYEDITQGAKCTLEFQVITGGHYDVDCRLEDPDGNVLYKEMKKQYDSYTFTASQNGTYTFCFSNESSTFTHKTVYFDFQVGEDPPLFPSENRVSALTQMESACVSIHEALKSVIDHQTHFRLREAQGRSRAEDLNTRVAYWSVGEALILLVVSIGQVFLLKSFFSDKRTTTRVGS; encoded by the coding sequence ATGCCCTGGCTGGGGTCCGCGCCGCGCTGGGCGGCCGCCGCGGGCCGTTGGGGCTGCAGGCTGCTCGTGCGTGCTGCTGTTTCTGGTGCCGGCGCCGGCGGCGCCTCCGAGATCACCTTGGAGCTGCCGGACAATGCCAAGCAGTGTTTCTACGAGGACATCACGCAGGGCGCCAAGTGCACTCTCGAGTTCCAGGTTATTACTGGTGGTCACTACGATGTAGACTGTCGACTAGAAGATCCTGACGGTAACGTGTTGTACAAGGAGATGAAGAAGCAGTATGACAGTTACACCTTCACAGCCTCCCAAAATGGGACATACACATTTTGCTTTAGCAATGAATCTTCTACTTTCACACATAAAACTGTATATTTTGATTTCCAAGTTGGAGAAGACCCACCTTTGTTTCCTAGTGAGAACCGAGTCAGTGCTCTTACCCAGATGGAATCTGCCTGTGTTTCAATCCATGAAGCTCTGAAATCTGTCATTGACCATCAGACTCACTTCCGCTTGAGAGAAGCTCAAGGCCGAAGCAGAGCCGAGGATCTAAACACGAGAGTGGCCTACTGGTCAGTAGGAGAAGCCCTCATTCTCCTCGTGGTTAGCATAGGGCAGGTGTTCCTTCTGAAAAGCTTTTTCTCCGATAAAAGAACCACAACTCGTGTTGGATCGTAA